In Oligoflexia bacterium, a single genomic region encodes these proteins:
- a CDS encoding proline iminopeptidase-family hydrolase: protein MPYIQHKLGKTFYLSQGPKNTSNLPIVGLHGGPGSTHSGRLALLNLSNKRKVYIYDQIGGGKSSVTQQKHWTIETFTQELHTLIQAWGLKQFHLYGGSWGTTLALEYYLRYKNNGVASLIFQSPLFSGKDWSNDAKVLIKKLPQKYQKIIRYCHEIGATDAAVYQQAMHEYYKRHVLRDEKKLSQMLNPKKGKNNNGKNIYQYMWGESEFFPTGTLKNYNQVQALKKITVPCLLMCGQYDEARPETSQKYTKMIKSAQYKTIKGAAHAVLTEKPNEVLKHVGQFISEVEKRR, encoded by the coding sequence ATGCCTTATATTCAACACAAACTTGGAAAAACATTTTATCTTAGTCAAGGACCTAAAAACACTTCTAATTTACCTATTGTTGGTCTTCACGGTGGTCCTGGCAGTACCCATAGTGGCAGATTGGCTTTATTAAACTTATCTAACAAAAGAAAAGTCTATATTTATGACCAAATTGGTGGTGGCAAAAGTTCAGTCACTCAACAAAAACATTGGACCATTGAGACCTTTACTCAAGAACTTCATACGTTAATTCAAGCTTGGGGTCTTAAACAGTTTCATTTGTATGGTGGTTCATGGGGAACAACCTTAGCCTTAGAGTATTATTTGCGTTACAAGAATAATGGCGTAGCTTCTCTTATCTTTCAGTCCCCTCTATTTTCTGGCAAAGACTGGAGCAATGATGCCAAAGTTTTAATTAAAAAACTCCCACAAAAATATCAAAAAATTATTCGTTATTGTCATGAGATTGGTGCAACCGATGCTGCTGTTTATCAACAGGCCATGCATGAATATTATAAACGCCACGTTTTGCGTGATGAAAAAAAATTATCGCAAATGTTAAATCCCAAAAAAGGTAAAAATAATAACGGTAAGAATATTTATCAATACATGTGGGGAGAGTCTGAGTTTTTTCCAACAGGAACACTTAAAAACTACAATCAGGTTCAAGCTTTAAAAAAAATTACCGTGCCATGTTTGCTCATGTGCGGTCAATACGATGAAGCCAGACCAGAAACCTCTCAAAAATACACCAAGATGATTAAGAGCGCTCAATACAAGACCATCAAAGGCGCAGCACATGCTGTTTTAACTGAAAAACCAAATGAGGTTTTAAAGCATGTTGGTCAATTTATTTCTGAGGTAGAAAAAAGACGCTAA